In Nonomuraea sp. NBC_00507, the following are encoded in one genomic region:
- a CDS encoding GNAT family N-acetyltransferase: MTEELARAAALARQGAAADLARAVGFMRAFARRRAPRTLPVPGGFAVLDERYPGSYDDNKLIVGAGDGPGPASGALLRAADEVLAKRAHRLVSVDDDRLGTALADAFAAAGYDHETNVVMAFRGAIPADPPAAVHLDLEELVPVLRRDWRRSLPQAPEHVIDDLARRVETRLRGADAVAFRGLRAPDGRIAARADLYAHGGVAQIEDVFTGEEHRGRGYARALIIALLAEAAGAELIFLVAGASGWPKEFYARLGFEELGRVHAFLRT; encoded by the coding sequence GTGACGGAGGAGCTCGCGCGCGCCGCCGCTCTGGCGCGACAGGGCGCGGCGGCCGACCTGGCCCGCGCGGTCGGCTTCATGCGCGCCTTCGCCCGCCGCAGGGCGCCGCGGACGCTCCCGGTGCCCGGCGGCTTCGCGGTGCTCGACGAGCGCTACCCGGGCTCCTACGACGACAACAAGCTGATCGTCGGCGCCGGTGACGGTCCCGGCCCGGCCTCCGGCGCACTGTTGCGGGCGGCCGACGAGGTCCTCGCCAAGCGTGCCCACCGGCTGGTGTCGGTCGACGACGACCGCCTGGGCACGGCGCTGGCGGACGCGTTCGCCGCCGCCGGCTACGACCACGAGACCAACGTGGTCATGGCCTTCCGCGGCGCGATCCCGGCCGACCCGCCCGCCGCCGTGCACCTCGATCTGGAGGAGCTGGTGCCGGTGCTGCGCCGCGACTGGCGCCGCAGTCTGCCCCAGGCCCCGGAGCACGTGATCGACGATCTCGCCCGCCGCGTGGAGACCCGGCTGCGCGGCGCCGACGCGGTGGCCTTCCGCGGCCTGCGCGCCCCGGACGGCCGGATCGCCGCCAGGGCGGACCTCTACGCGCACGGCGGCGTGGCCCAGATCGAGGACGTCTTCACCGGCGAGGAGCACCGGGGCCGGGGATACGCGCGTGCCCTGATCATCGCGCTCCTGGCGGAGGCTGCTGGGGCCGAGCTGATCTTCCTGGTGGCCGGCGCGTCCGGCTGGCCGAAGGAGTTCTACGCCCGGCTCGGCTTCGAGGAGCTGGGCCGCGTCCACGCGTTCCTGCGCACCTGA
- a CDS encoding MerR family transcriptional regulator, giving the protein MAVSSGEGKTAGQEDPVRREDARQRAGEQGLLFDEQPAALPGDIGYRGPTACAAAGITYRQLDYWARTGLVEPTIRAAQGSGSQRLYSFRDILVLKVVKRLLDTGVSLQQIRTAVQHLRDRGVADLAQITLMSDGVSVYECTSADEVIDLLQGGQGVFGIALGRVWREVEGSLAELPGERAAVEDTVPADHPADELARRRRARRIG; this is encoded by the coding sequence GTGGCGGTCAGCAGCGGCGAGGGAAAGACGGCCGGCCAGGAAGATCCGGTACGGCGTGAGGACGCGCGGCAGCGTGCCGGGGAGCAGGGACTGCTCTTCGACGAGCAGCCGGCGGCGTTGCCGGGCGACATCGGATACCGCGGGCCCACGGCCTGCGCGGCGGCCGGCATCACCTACAGGCAGCTCGACTACTGGGCGCGCACGGGCCTGGTAGAGCCCACGATCAGGGCCGCGCAAGGCTCGGGCTCCCAACGGCTCTACAGCTTCCGCGACATCCTGGTGCTCAAAGTCGTCAAGCGGCTCCTCGACACCGGGGTGTCGCTGCAGCAGATCCGCACGGCCGTGCAGCATCTGCGCGATCGCGGGGTCGCCGACCTCGCCCAGATCACGCTCATGAGCGACGGCGTCAGCGTCTACGAGTGCACCTCCGCCGACGAGGTGATCGACCTGCTCCAGGGCGGCCAGGGCGTGTTCGGCATCGCGCTCGGCCGGGTCTGGCGCGAGGTCGAGGGATCCCTCGCGGAGCTGCCGGGGGAAAGAGCGGCGGTCGAGGACACCGTCCCGGCCGACCACCCCGCTGACGAACTCGCCCGCCGCCGCCGCGCCCGACGCATCGGGTGA
- a CDS encoding mannose-1-phosphate guanyltransferase: protein MKAVVMAGGEGTRLRPMTANQPKPLLPVVNRPIMEHVLRLLKRHGVTETVVTVQFLAALVRNYFGDGDELGMSLQYATEDLPLGTAGSVKNAADRLRDDRFLVISGDALTDIDLTEMIRFHRENAALVTIGLKRVPNPLEFGIIIVDEQGRVQRFLEKPTWGQVFSDTVNTGVYVMEPEVLEAVAADEPVDWSSDVFPALLERGAALYGYVADGYWEDVGTHESYLKAQADALSGKVALDIGGFELSPGVWVAESASVDPDAVLKGPLLIGEYAKVEAGAELREFTVLGNNVVVREGAFLHRAIVHDNVYLGPGAHLRGCVIGKSTDVMAGARIEENAVVGDECVIEAEAYVSSGVRVYPFKTIEAGAVVNTSVIWESRGQRNLFGPRGVSGLVNVEITAELCVRLASAYATTLNKGEHVVTSRDCSLAARALKRAVNAALTASAINVLDLEAAPLPVARFHTGRESAAGGISLRTTPGDPQSVDIVLMDGRGADLPPAAQRKLERVFSRQEFRRAFPGEIAELTYPARAVEDYTRELLRHVGMEGIRDMKVVVDCAGGTSSLVLPALLGRLGVEVLTVNARLDDLSPTETLAERRRDLQRLSELVSSSRAAFGVRFDPVGERIALVDEMGQLINDERALLVVLDLVAAERRGGQVALPVTTTRVAEQVCRFHGVQVQWTSTALDALTSAAAGADMIFAADGRGGFVVPEFSPAIDGLAAFMRLLGLVARTRLSLSQIDARIPEVKLLKRAVPTPWAAKGAVMRSVIEAAEAEAEGHRIDTTDGVRVTHDDGSWVLILPAATEPLTDLWAEAPDMDGAQALLEHWARIVEQAAT from the coding sequence GTGAAGGCGGTCGTCATGGCGGGCGGGGAGGGCACTCGGCTGCGTCCGATGACCGCCAACCAGCCCAAACCCTTGCTCCCCGTGGTCAACCGCCCGATCATGGAGCACGTGCTGCGCCTGCTCAAGCGGCACGGCGTCACCGAGACGGTGGTGACGGTGCAGTTCCTCGCGGCGTTGGTGCGCAACTATTTCGGCGACGGCGACGAACTCGGCATGAGCCTCCAGTACGCCACCGAGGACCTGCCCCTCGGCACCGCGGGCAGCGTCAAGAACGCCGCCGACCGCCTTCGCGACGATCGATTCCTGGTGATCTCCGGCGATGCCCTGACGGATATCGATTTAACGGAAATGATCCGATTTCATCGGGAAAATGCGGCGCTTGTGACAATCGGCCTGAAACGCGTACCGAACCCGCTCGAGTTCGGGATCATCATCGTCGACGAACAAGGCCGCGTGCAGCGCTTCCTCGAGAAACCCACCTGGGGGCAGGTCTTCTCCGACACCGTCAACACCGGCGTCTACGTCATGGAGCCAGAGGTCCTCGAGGCCGTGGCGGCCGACGAGCCCGTCGACTGGTCATCCGACGTCTTCCCCGCCCTGCTCGAGCGCGGCGCCGCCCTCTACGGGTACGTGGCCGACGGCTACTGGGAGGACGTCGGCACCCACGAGAGCTACCTCAAGGCGCAGGCCGACGCCCTGTCCGGCAAGGTCGCCCTGGACATCGGCGGCTTCGAGCTCTCGCCCGGCGTCTGGGTCGCCGAGTCGGCCTCGGTCGACCCCGACGCCGTGCTCAAAGGCCCGCTGCTCATCGGCGAGTACGCCAAGGTCGAGGCGGGCGCCGAGCTACGCGAGTTCACCGTGCTCGGCAACAACGTAGTCGTGCGCGAGGGCGCGTTCCTGCACCGCGCGATCGTCCACGACAACGTCTACCTCGGCCCGGGGGCCCACCTGCGCGGCTGCGTGATCGGCAAGAGCACGGATGTGATGGCCGGGGCCCGCATCGAGGAGAACGCCGTCGTCGGCGACGAGTGCGTCATCGAGGCCGAGGCGTACGTCTCCAGCGGCGTCAGGGTCTACCCGTTCAAGACCATCGAGGCGGGCGCGGTCGTCAACACGAGCGTCATCTGGGAGTCGCGCGGCCAGCGCAACCTGTTCGGGCCCCGGGGCGTCAGCGGCCTGGTCAACGTCGAGATCACCGCCGAGCTGTGCGTGCGCCTGGCCAGCGCGTACGCCACCACCCTGAACAAGGGCGAGCACGTCGTCACCTCCCGCGACTGCTCACTGGCCGCCAGGGCGCTTAAGCGGGCCGTCAACGCCGCGCTCACCGCCAGCGCCATCAACGTGCTCGACCTGGAGGCGGCCCCGCTGCCGGTGGCCCGCTTCCACACCGGCCGCGAGTCGGCCGCGGGCGGCATATCGCTGCGTACCACGCCAGGCGATCCGCAGAGCGTCGACATCGTCCTCATGGACGGCCGCGGCGCCGACCTGCCGCCGGCCGCCCAGCGCAAGCTGGAGCGGGTCTTCTCCCGGCAGGAGTTCCGCCGCGCCTTCCCCGGCGAGATCGCCGAGCTCACCTACCCGGCCAGGGCGGTCGAGGACTACACGCGTGAGCTGCTGCGCCACGTCGGCATGGAGGGCATCAGGGACATGAAGGTCGTCGTCGACTGCGCCGGCGGCACCTCGTCGCTGGTGCTGCCGGCGTTACTCGGCCGGCTCGGGGTGGAGGTGCTGACCGTGAACGCCCGCCTCGACGACCTCTCGCCCACCGAGACGCTGGCCGAGCGCCGCCGCGACCTGCAGCGCCTGTCCGAATTGGTCAGCTCCTCGCGTGCGGCCTTCGGCGTGCGGTTCGACCCGGTCGGCGAGCGCATCGCCCTGGTGGACGAGATGGGCCAGCTCATCAACGACGAACGGGCGCTGCTCGTCGTGCTCGACCTCGTCGCCGCCGAGCGCCGGGGCGGCCAGGTGGCGCTTCCGGTCACCACGACCAGGGTCGCCGAGCAGGTCTGCCGCTTCCACGGCGTGCAGGTGCAGTGGACCTCCACCGCGCTGGACGCCCTCACCTCGGCCGCCGCCGGAGCCGACATGATCTTCGCGGCGGACGGGCGCGGCGGCTTCGTCGTGCCCGAGTTCAGCCCGGCCATCGACGGGCTGGCCGCGTTCATGCGCCTGCTGGGGCTGGTCGCCCGCACTCGCCTGTCGCTCAGCCAGATCGACGCCAGGATCCCCGAGGTCAAGCTGCTCAAGCGGGCCGTGCCCACGCCCTGGGCGGCCAAGGGCGCCGTCATGCGCTCGGTCATCGAGGCGGCCGAGGCCGAGGCCGAGGGGCACCGCATCGACACCACCGACGGGGTGCGCGTGACCCACGACGACGGGAGCTGGGTGCTGATCCTGCCCGCCGCCACCGAGCCCCTCACCGATCTGTGGGCCGAGGCGCCCGACATGGACGGCGCCCAGGCGCTGCTCGAACACTGGGCGCGCATCGTGGAGCAGGCCGCCACCTAG
- a CDS encoding CDP-alcohol phosphatidyltransferase family protein — translation MSETSAEDRIWTVPNLLSFLRLLGVPVFLWLVLGPKADGWAIGVLAVAGFTDWLDGKIARAFNQTSKLGRIIDPAADKLYVGATILALLLRDVIPWWLVAVIVARELFVASCFPVLRKYGYRALQVHFLGKAAMFNLMYAFPLLFLASHTGWYADIARIAGWAFALWGTGLYWWAGVLYAVQVRQLVTSAKKE, via the coding sequence GTGAGCGAAACTTCCGCCGAGGACCGGATCTGGACGGTTCCCAACCTGCTGAGCTTTCTGCGCCTCCTCGGCGTGCCCGTGTTCCTCTGGCTGGTTCTCGGGCCCAAGGCGGACGGGTGGGCCATCGGGGTCCTCGCGGTGGCCGGGTTCACCGACTGGCTCGACGGGAAGATCGCTCGCGCGTTCAACCAGACCAGCAAGCTCGGCCGGATCATCGACCCGGCCGCCGACAAGCTGTATGTGGGCGCCACGATCCTGGCGCTGCTGCTGCGCGACGTCATCCCCTGGTGGCTGGTCGCGGTGATCGTGGCGCGGGAACTCTTCGTCGCGAGTTGCTTCCCCGTACTCCGCAAATACGGCTATAGGGCACTTCAGGTGCATTTCCTGGGCAAGGCCGCCATGTTCAACCTCATGTATGCCTTCCCTCTCCTCTTCCTTGCATCCCACACTGGGTGGTATGCCGATATAGCCCGAATTGCCGGATGGGCGTTCGCACTCTGGGGAACAGGCCTCTACTGGTGGGCAGGGGTGCTGTATGCGGTACAGGTGCGGCAGCTCGTAACGTCGGCCAAAAAGGAGTGA
- a CDS encoding bifunctional nuclease family protein yields MLQMEVVGVRVEMPTNQPIVLLKEAHGERFLPIWIGMTEATAIALAQAEEPPPRPLTHDLFRDVLSALGVGLRAVNIVALRDGIFFADLVFSNGVEVSARPSDSIALALRTGARIFASEEVVQEAGVVIPDDQEDEVEKFREFLDTITPEDFGRAG; encoded by the coding sequence GTGTTGCAGATGGAGGTCGTGGGCGTAAGAGTTGAAATGCCCACAAACCAGCCGATCGTCTTGCTCAAGGAGGCACACGGGGAGCGGTTCCTTCCGATATGGATTGGCATGACCGAGGCGACGGCGATCGCCCTGGCCCAAGCGGAGGAGCCACCGCCGCGGCCGCTCACCCATGACCTTTTCCGTGACGTCCTGAGCGCCCTGGGCGTCGGCCTGCGGGCGGTCAACATTGTCGCGCTGCGTGATGGCATCTTCTTCGCCGATCTGGTGTTCTCCAACGGCGTGGAGGTGAGCGCGCGGCCGTCGGACTCGATCGCGCTCGCGTTGCGCACCGGAGCCCGCATCTTCGCCAGCGAGGAGGTGGTCCAGGAGGCCGGCGTGGTCATCCCCGACGACCAAGAGGACGAGGTGGAGAAGTTCAGGGAGTTCCTTGACACAATCACTCCCGAAGACTTCGGCAGGGCGGGGTAG
- a CDS encoding class I SAM-dependent methyltransferase: MSNGTALFLGQFLRSPAMIGALAPSSRQLAAAVCTPIPERGEPTVVELGPGTGSFTAEIQQRLSGRGHHLAVEVNEPLARLLTERFPTVDVAHADAAHLSELLRERGLRQADVVVSGLPWAAFPEGLQRDLLGAVTASMCQGAAFTTFSYIHAIPLNSARRFRELLAERFEEVVRGRTVWRNAPPAFVFHARRPRP; the protein is encoded by the coding sequence ATGTCTAACGGCACTGCTCTCTTTCTCGGTCAGTTCCTCCGCTCCCCTGCCATGATCGGCGCGCTGGCGCCGAGTTCCCGGCAGCTGGCCGCCGCGGTGTGCACGCCGATCCCCGAGCGTGGCGAGCCGACCGTGGTGGAGCTGGGCCCCGGCACGGGGTCGTTCACCGCGGAGATCCAGCAGCGGCTCTCCGGGCGCGGCCACCATCTGGCCGTGGAGGTCAACGAGCCGCTGGCGCGGTTGCTCACCGAGCGTTTCCCCACCGTGGACGTGGCGCACGCGGATGCGGCGCACCTGAGCGAGCTCCTGCGGGAACGGGGATTGCGACAGGCGGACGTGGTGGTGAGCGGGCTGCCGTGGGCGGCTTTCCCGGAAGGCTTGCAGAGGGATCTGCTGGGCGCCGTGACGGCGTCGATGTGCCAGGGAGCGGCCTTCACGACGTTCTCCTACATTCACGCCATCCCGCTCAACTCGGCGCGGCGTTTCCGGGAGCTGCTGGCCGAGCGTTTCGAAGAGGTCGTACGGGGACGCACGGTGTGGCGCAACGCTCCCCCGGCCTTCGTCTTCCACGCGCGCCGTCCCAGGCCCTGA
- a CDS encoding phosphoribosylanthranilate isomerase, whose product MPQDVYVKICGLTEPEHVAAAVEAGADAVGFVMTRSPRQIAPERAAELAALVPAHVLTVGVFRGEDPGAVRAAALTSGVRAVQLHGRHPHGDFTALKDLGAVLIRAVDAEADLRCGAYDEDLLLVDAPHAGSGLPWDWAAIRGRPSGRWLLAGGLAPANVTEAIAAAEPWGVDVSSGVESSPGVKDPALITAFLQAVRGARPASRSA is encoded by the coding sequence GTGCCCCAGGATGTGTACGTCAAGATCTGCGGGTTGACCGAGCCCGAGCACGTGGCCGCCGCGGTCGAGGCCGGCGCCGACGCCGTCGGGTTCGTCATGACCCGCAGCCCCCGGCAGATCGCGCCCGAGCGTGCCGCCGAGCTGGCCGCGCTGGTTCCCGCGCACGTGTTGACCGTCGGCGTGTTCCGCGGCGAGGACCCCGGCGCGGTGCGGGCGGCGGCGCTGACCTCCGGCGTGCGGGCCGTCCAGCTGCACGGCAGGCACCCGCACGGCGACTTCACCGCGCTCAAGGACCTCGGAGCCGTTCTGATCAGGGCGGTGGACGCCGAGGCCGACCTGCGGTGCGGCGCCTACGACGAGGACCTGCTCCTCGTCGACGCCCCCCATGCGGGCTCCGGTCTGCCGTGGGACTGGGCCGCGATCCGCGGCCGCCCGTCGGGGAGGTGGCTGCTGGCCGGCGGCCTCGCCCCGGCCAACGTGACGGAGGCGATCGCCGCCGCCGAGCCGTGGGGGGTCGACGTGTCCAGCGGCGTGGAGTCCTCGCCCGGCGTGAAGGACCCGGCCCTCATCACGGCGTTCCTGCAGGCGGTGCGGGGCGCCCGCCCGGCAAGCCGATCGGCGTGA
- a CDS encoding hemerythrin domain-containing protein — protein MKDNDVIDLLLRQHEEIKGLFDEVENAAPEDKEEAFRSLVRLLAVHETAEEEIVHPYARRKLDHGQEVVDERLAEENAAKDMLTQMEQDGVDHPQFATNLATLRKAVVAHAEHEEHEEFPKFKQATGDKERQAMAVGVKAAEAMAPTHPHPGVETAAQNLLVGPPVAIMDRARDVIHKAMGKPG, from the coding sequence ATGAAGGACAACGATGTGATCGACCTGCTGCTACGCCAGCACGAGGAGATCAAAGGCCTGTTCGACGAGGTCGAGAACGCCGCCCCGGAGGACAAAGAAGAGGCCTTCCGAAGCCTGGTGCGGCTGCTGGCCGTCCACGAGACAGCGGAGGAGGAGATCGTCCACCCGTACGCGCGCCGCAAACTCGACCACGGCCAGGAGGTGGTCGATGAACGGCTGGCCGAGGAGAACGCCGCCAAGGACATGCTCACGCAGATGGAGCAGGACGGCGTCGACCATCCTCAGTTCGCCACCAACCTCGCCACGTTGCGCAAAGCCGTCGTCGCGCACGCCGAGCATGAGGAACACGAAGAGTTTCCCAAGTTCAAGCAGGCCACCGGCGACAAGGAGCGTCAGGCGATGGCCGTCGGGGTGAAGGCAGCGGAGGCCATGGCGCCCACGCACCCGCACCCGGGGGTCGAGACGGCGGCGCAGAACCTGCTCGTAGGCCCGCCCGTTGCCATCATGGATCGGGCCCGGGACGTGATCCACAAGGCTATGGGCAAGCCGGGCTGA
- a CDS encoding sensor histidine kinase: MRWRGVPLDVLLAVSGVALALLTTAHAGETNSLPAELNIPMALLAGLPMGLVRRWPVPVTLYLAVLLVVTDQLGSLTSNTAQILVCVALGVAGFRSGRRATAVAVAATIGATAVNIADPGIALTANAWMYAVLLPVFPAVLGAYLRSSAGRLEERDVTPDALLAAAGVAITVLSTWTSWHSGTQPVWVVGLLAVVGGLALGIARRFPGLVFLLQGVLLLSADTYLNDAVNTCVILTLIAVGVFAMRVASWPWTVAAYFAGCLLTAIAVVGDDTDITPFRVGVLMTLVATPIAIGRYLGVRQSAVAADRLRAEEAARAALAQVRADQLAERERIARDVHDIVAHHVGAMVLRAGAARYTAPDGPVADALNDIRETGHQVLQDLRDLLDLLREGTRPDNEPHLLANPADVVRESAERMAAAGLVVDLDLDPATDQAPLIARTSAARIVQEGLTNVLKHAGPGTRVRVSVVPAGEALSVEIRNGRPPTSIERLPSSGRGLAGMRERVRALGGTLTAGPDGEGGWLLAASLPARLPSGSAV, translated from the coding sequence ATGCGTTGGCGCGGTGTGCCGCTGGATGTCCTGCTGGCCGTTTCGGGTGTGGCTCTGGCCCTGTTGACCACGGCCCATGCGGGCGAGACGAACTCTCTGCCCGCGGAGCTGAACATTCCGATGGCGCTCCTGGCGGGCCTGCCCATGGGGCTGGTCCGGCGGTGGCCGGTGCCGGTCACCCTCTACCTGGCCGTCCTGCTCGTCGTCACCGACCAGCTGGGATCGCTCACCTCGAACACCGCGCAGATCCTCGTGTGCGTCGCGCTCGGTGTGGCCGGGTTCCGGTCCGGCCGGCGGGCCACGGCGGTGGCCGTTGCCGCCACGATCGGCGCGACCGCGGTCAACATCGCCGACCCCGGCATCGCGCTCACCGCCAACGCGTGGATGTACGCGGTGCTGCTGCCGGTCTTCCCCGCCGTGCTGGGCGCCTACCTGCGCAGCTCGGCCGGGCGCCTGGAGGAGCGCGACGTCACCCCGGACGCGCTGCTGGCGGCCGCCGGGGTGGCGATCACCGTGCTCAGCACCTGGACCTCCTGGCATTCGGGCACGCAGCCCGTCTGGGTCGTCGGGCTGCTGGCCGTGGTGGGCGGCCTGGCACTGGGCATCGCCCGGCGCTTTCCCGGGCTGGTCTTCCTCCTGCAGGGCGTGCTGCTGCTGTCCGCCGACACCTACCTGAACGACGCGGTCAACACGTGCGTGATCCTCACCCTCATCGCTGTCGGTGTGTTCGCCATGCGCGTGGCCTCCTGGCCGTGGACGGTGGCGGCGTACTTCGCCGGCTGCCTGCTGACCGCGATCGCCGTGGTCGGCGACGACACCGACATCACCCCGTTCCGCGTCGGCGTGCTCATGACGCTGGTCGCCACGCCCATCGCGATCGGCCGCTACCTCGGCGTGCGGCAGTCCGCCGTGGCCGCCGACCGGCTGCGCGCCGAGGAGGCCGCCCGGGCGGCGCTCGCGCAGGTGCGGGCCGACCAGCTGGCCGAACGCGAGCGCATCGCCCGCGACGTGCACGACATCGTGGCCCACCACGTCGGCGCCATGGTGCTGCGGGCCGGCGCCGCCCGCTACACCGCGCCCGACGGCCCCGTCGCCGACGCGCTCAACGACATCCGCGAGACCGGCCATCAAGTGCTGCAGGACCTGCGGGATCTGCTCGACCTGCTGCGCGAGGGGACCCGGCCGGACAACGAGCCCCACCTGCTGGCCAACCCCGCCGACGTGGTGCGCGAGTCGGCCGAGCGCATGGCCGCCGCCGGGCTCGTGGTAGACCTGGACCTCGACCCGGCCACCGACCAGGCGCCGCTCATCGCCCGCACCTCCGCCGCCCGCATCGTCCAGGAAGGACTCACCAACGTGCTCAAACACGCAGGCCCCGGCACCCGGGTCCGCGTCAGCGTGGTCCCCGCCGGTGAGGCGCTGTCGGTGGAGATCCGCAACGGCCGGCCGCCCACCAGCATCGAACGCCTGCCGTCCTCCGGCCGCGGGCTGGCCGGCATGCGCGAGCGCGTGCGCGCGCTCGGCGGCACCCTCACCGCCGGCCCCGACGGCGAGGGCGGCTGGCTGCTGGCCGCCAGCCTGCCTGCGCGCCTGCCCTCGGGGAGCGCCGTGTGA
- the ftsR gene encoding transcriptional regulator FtsR, with the protein MSPQAARSHMSIGEVLALLQGEFPDVTISKIRFLEGEGLIEPERSPSGYRKFTHLHVEQLRFILTEQRDHYLPLRVIKDRMAESFGRPRAVQDKHEVKLSRAELLEAAEIDEETLTELEDYGLLAPVARRYDEEALKVARTVGALARFGLHARHLRAVKAAAERECGLVEQTVAPVLKRRAPGAAGEAEEIARELSALLLDLHASLVRTGVRSVLGR; encoded by the coding sequence ATGAGCCCCCAGGCGGCACGCTCGCACATGAGCATCGGGGAGGTGCTCGCGCTCCTGCAGGGCGAGTTCCCCGATGTCACCATCTCCAAGATCAGGTTCTTGGAGGGCGAAGGGCTGATCGAGCCCGAGCGCAGCCCCTCCGGCTACCGCAAGTTCACGCATCTGCACGTCGAGCAGCTGCGTTTCATCCTCACCGAGCAGCGCGACCACTACCTGCCGCTGCGGGTGATCAAGGACAGGATGGCCGAGAGCTTCGGCCGCCCCCGCGCGGTGCAGGACAAGCACGAGGTCAAGCTCAGCCGTGCCGAGCTGCTCGAGGCCGCGGAGATCGACGAGGAGACGCTCACCGAGCTGGAGGACTACGGCCTGCTCGCCCCGGTGGCCAGGCGCTACGACGAGGAGGCGCTGAAGGTCGCGCGCACCGTCGGCGCCCTGGCCCGCTTCGGCCTGCACGCCCGGCATTTGCGCGCGGTCAAGGCTGCGGCCGAGCGCGAGTGCGGTCTGGTCGAGCAGACCGTCGCGCCCGTGCTGAAACGGCGCGCCCCCGGGGCCGCCGGCGAGGCGGAGGAGATCGCCAGGGAGCTTTCGGCCCTCTTGCTCGATCTGCACGCATCTCTGGTACGCACGGGCGTACGGTCGGTGCTGGGCCGTTGA
- a CDS encoding response regulator transcription factor, with protein sequence MIRVLVADDQALVRAGVRMLLQAAGGMEVVGEAEDGAEAVRLAHRHVPDVILMDLRMPRVDGLEAIRRVLAARPASRIVVLTTFAEDANVYAALRAGAVGFLVKDDEPERMVEAVRRAAAGEQLLAPSVLRRVVEGFLAAEEQATAPPPPGLTEREVEVLALVGTGLSNAEIAEELHVGVTTVKTHIAAAMEKLGLRNRIQAAVVAHRTGLVDASFRPVRRGPG encoded by the coding sequence GTGATCCGCGTGCTGGTGGCCGACGACCAGGCGCTCGTCCGCGCGGGCGTGCGCATGCTGCTGCAGGCCGCGGGCGGCATGGAGGTCGTGGGCGAGGCCGAGGACGGCGCCGAGGCGGTCCGCCTGGCCCACCGCCACGTGCCCGACGTGATCCTCATGGACCTGCGCATGCCCAGGGTCGACGGCCTGGAGGCGATCAGGCGGGTGCTGGCCGCCCGCCCGGCGAGCAGGATCGTGGTGCTGACCACGTTCGCCGAGGACGCCAACGTCTACGCCGCCCTGCGGGCCGGGGCCGTCGGCTTCCTGGTCAAGGACGACGAGCCGGAGCGCATGGTGGAGGCCGTGCGCCGGGCGGCGGCCGGCGAGCAGCTGCTCGCGCCGTCGGTGCTGCGCAGGGTCGTCGAAGGGTTCCTGGCGGCCGAGGAGCAGGCCACCGCGCCGCCGCCCCCGGGGCTGACCGAACGCGAGGTGGAGGTGCTGGCCCTGGTCGGCACCGGCCTGTCCAACGCGGAGATCGCCGAGGAGCTGCACGTCGGCGTCACCACGGTCAAGACCCACATCGCCGCCGCGATGGAGAAACTGGGACTGCGCAACCGCATCCAGGCCGCGGTCGTGGCTCACCGCACCGGCCTCGTGGACGCCTCCTTCCGCCCGGTACGCCGCGGCCCCGGCTGA
- a CDS encoding FHA domain-containing protein: MPSVYCTQCGHANPEDARFCSRCGSPLTRPEVSGDTTSTISVAGIEAYEAETGDMLLAERALVEQLPPGTALLTVTRGPNQGSRFRLDKELTTTGRHPESDIFLDDITVSRRHVEFYRHRGGQFSVRDVGSLNGTYVNRERIEEVPLHSGDEVQIGKFRLVFLMRGNAGA; the protein is encoded by the coding sequence ATGCCGAGCGTCTACTGCACGCAGTGCGGGCACGCCAACCCCGAGGATGCCCGTTTCTGTTCCCGTTGTGGGTCACCGCTGACCAGACCCGAGGTCTCCGGGGACACCACGTCGACGATCTCCGTCGCGGGAATCGAGGCATACGAGGCTGAGACAGGTGACATGCTCCTGGCCGAGCGGGCGCTCGTCGAGCAGCTGCCGCCCGGCACGGCGTTGCTCACGGTGACCAGGGGCCCCAATCAGGGGAGTCGTTTCCGGCTCGACAAGGAGCTGACCACGACCGGGCGCCACCCGGAGAGCGACATCTTCCTCGACGACATCACGGTCTCCCGCCGCCATGTCGAGTTCTACCGGCATCGTGGTGGCCAGTTCTCCGTCCGCGACGTCGGCAGCCTCAACGGCACCTACGTCAACAGGGAGCGGATCGAGGAGGTGCCGCTGCACTCCGGCGACGAGGTGCAGATCGGCAAGTTCCGCCTGGTCTTCCTGATGCGGGGCAACGCCGGGGCATGA